Below is a genomic region from Methanococcus vannielii SB.
TTGAATAACCCTCATAACCTTGAATCGTATTTCTTATTTCATCAATATTTTGTTCGAATGTTAATGAATTTAACTTATTTTTCCTTTCATCCATTTTTAGGATACTTTCATTAATCAAATCTCTTCTTTCATCTCTTCGGTTCATAGCAATTATTTTTAAAAAATCAGTCTGATTTTCTATTTTTTTAGAAATCCATTCTTTTACAAGTGTTAATCCAAGTTCATTTTCAGAAAGCAAAAGTTGTTTTTTTCTAATTGTGGAAATACTCCCGTGCTTTGAATGCCAAAATCTACCTACGGGTTTTCCATTCATTTTTAAGAGTACTAAATCAATATTTTCTTCAACTGCCAAGGATATTGCCTCAGTAGATATGGAAGAAGGGCAAGTAATTAAAATTTGTTCTACCTTTTTTGCAGGGATTTCCTGAACATTTTCGCCATTTTTTAATTTAAAGCGAGTTCCTGATTTTGATATATATGTTCCAGGGGTGTTGATAATTAGTTTTATAGTATCCCCTCCAATTAAAACCGATAATATTATATTGTTAAAACTAAATAATATATCTTGTTTATACGGGGGTTCAGTATGATAGATATTATTTCAAACATTGGAAAATTTTCAAGAAATAATCATGGTGAAAAAGAACTAATAGATATTTGGCAAAAACCGGAAAAAGATTTTGATTCAATTTTAGAAGTTGATATTGACACAAAAAATAACAGCATCAATGTCATATCTAAAGAATTTGATAAACGTGTTTTTCGGGATTCGTTATTTTATCAAGTTGGAAACGGGCACGTTGGTTCACTCGTTAAAATAGAGAAATTTAAAGATGATCAAAAAGTCATTGAAAAAATTAACAAAAAAATAGAGAGTTCATTGAAGTTTTTAAGCATAAAAACTGAATTTGTGAAAAACATATCCGAAAAAGTTTTTGAAAAAGTAAGAATAGCACCTTCAAAGGCATATATTGTTAGTTTTTTAAAAGATGGAAAAAAACCCATAGATCTTTTTTTAGATAAATTTAACAATGAAATAGAAAAGACGTACTTAAATAAAACTAAATTTACTAAAGAGTGCCACATATGTGGTAAATCTGAAATTATATATGATACAGCCATTTATAATTGTTATACTAACGATAAAGAGATTTATTCAAATACTAAAGGTTTCTCATTTGGTATTTGTAAAGAGTGTCTTTTAAATATACTTCACGGGCGTGATTATACGAGAGATTATCTATCTACATATTGGGCAGATAGTGAAGTAATGATTTTGCCACATAACTACGATAACGATATCGACGAAATTTTTAAGGGCGAAAATATCGGTTCAACACATTCAGAATCAAAACTTATAAACAAACTCAAATCAGCCGAAGAAGAAATATTTGAAGAATTCGGAAGACTTAATGAACCTGTAGATATAGTTTTTTTTGAAGATCCAAAAGCAAGTTCTGAATGGAAAATAATTTACCATATACGAGGAATTTTACCTTCTCGATTTAAATTAATATCTGATTTAGAGAAAAAATATTCTTCAGAAAATCATAATTTTAGACTTAGGGATATTTTGAACATTTTAGCAGGGGGAACTTCTTCAAACGAATCGAAAAGACTTTTAAATATGATATTTCATGGTAAAAAATACAGTAGAAGTCTTTTTTTTAATAAAGTACTTAAAAGCTACCAAAAAAATCATTTTAGTCAGAAAAAAATACCTGACTGGAGGTTTATGGCCAATATTCATTCCGTTTATAATTTTTTGGTAGATTGCAACTGTTTGAATAAAGGTTGGAATTTTAAATCAAAAAATAATGGGGGAGGTTATGAAATGACAGTATATGCTACAATAGACGAATTTTTTGAAAAAAATAATGAATTTTTTGATACAAACCAAAAGAAAGCATGGTTTTTAATTGGAAATGTTTATTCAAGCTTGATTTATTATTCAAAAAAATATCATGATTCGAATGTATCTTACCTTGAAAAAAACTTCTTTTTTGGTAAAAAATATGATTATAAAACATTTATTTACTTTACAAATAAGTGTTCTGACCTAATTATTAAATATAAAAGTGGAGGGGCATTAAATTCAGGATATTCTTTAAATTCACTACTTATAATGGCTAAAGAATATATTGGTACGGGAAAAAATTTACCTACTGCTGATGAAGCCAAATATATATTTTTTTGGGGTATGCAACAACGTATTGGTAAAAAAGAAAAAAATGAAGATACATTAACCAATGAGGGTGAACAATAATGGTAAATTCAAGAGAATTTTTATTAATATGGGATAGTACAATGGCAAATCCAAATGGTGATATGTTAAATGATAATAAACCAAGACAGGATGAAGCCACAGGGCAACTTGAGGTTTCTGATGTTAGGATAAAAAGATTTATTCGTGACCACTGGATTTCGAATGGAAAAAATGTGCTTGTACAGACAAAAACTGACAAAAATGGAAAAGTAATGACTTGTCAAGGAATTGTTAAAGAAATGGCATCAGAAAATAACTTAAAAGACGAAGAAATTCCAAATTATCTTTTGGAAAAGTATATCGATGTAAAACTGTTTGGTGCAGTAATTACAAAGCCAAAATATGATATCACAGGCCCCCTTCAAATTGCATGGAGCAAATCCGTTCACGAAGCAGATGTAAAATTCATGCAAGGAAATGCAGCATATGCAAGTGGCGAAGGAAAAGATCAGGCATCCATATGGTCTAAATTTATTTCACCTTACGCACTTTTTAAAACATATGCAGTCTACAATGACAAAGTTGCAGAAAAACAAGGAATAAATGTTTCAGATGATGATTTAAACGATTTTAAAGATGCATTACTTAATGGACTGAAAAATTACCGGAGTACCTCAAAAAATCAGATGCCTAGACTGTTAATTGAAGTAATTTATAATAATAACAAGTTAGATGGGGAATTAAATTACGTTGATATTACTTATGAAAATCAGGACCTTGAATTAAGGGATATTTCGCAAGTTGTTATTAATTTGGGTAAACTTTCAGAATATGCTCTTGAAAAGTCAGCAAGTATTGAAAAAATTATAATTTATAAACATAAGAATGTTAACTTAATAAATGTGCCAGAAAATGCTGAAGAAAACTTAATTTAAAGGGATATTATGAAATCAGTAGTTTTTAGTGCTAAAAGTGAATATGGGCGATTTAGAAAGCCATACACAACTACATCAGCACTTACATTTCTATGTATCCATCCTGTTGCAGCAAAAGGACTTATCGGGGCTTTGGTGGGAATTGATAAACTAGATCTTTACGAAGAGACTAAAGATTTGAAAATAGGGATAGAAGTACTTGGTGAAATAAACAAAGATTTACAATCTGTAAAACTATTAAATTTGAAAGAAGGAGTATCTGGTGGAATGTTCCATTTTCCATCAAACATTGAATTTTTAAGGTGCCCTCATTATCGATTTTATGTTATGTGGAATGAAAATAAATTAAACGAATTAAACGATAAGTTAAATGTTGGGGAATGGGAATTTACCCCGTATTTGGGCGTTAGTGAATCCATTGCTAAGATGAACTATGAAGGAATGTTCGAAGTTTCAAAAGTGGAAAAAGCAGATTTTGTAAATACAAT
It encodes:
- the cas1 gene encoding CRISPR-associated endonuclease Cas1, translating into MLFSFNNIILSVLIGGDTIKLIINTPGTYISKSGTRFKLKNGENVQEIPAKKVEQILITCPSSISTEAISLAVEENIDLVLLKMNGKPVGRFWHSKHGSISTIRKKQLLLSENELGLTLVKEWISKKIENQTDFLKIIAMNRRDERRDLINESILKMDERKNKLNSLTFEQNIDEIRNTIQGYEGYSSRLYFEMISKSLPEKYQFNKRSRNPAEDYFNCMLNYGYGILYSQIERSCIISGLDPYIGILHVDNYNRKAFTFDLIEKYRIYIDKIIFKMFSTKKIKDNFFEEIEGGFYLAKDGKQALISEYNLLIESKEKYRGKNMEIQNIIQLECHNIANRILNG
- the cas7b gene encoding type I-B CRISPR-associated protein Cas7/Csh2, with amino-acid sequence MVNSREFLLIWDSTMANPNGDMLNDNKPRQDEATGQLEVSDVRIKRFIRDHWISNGKNVLVQTKTDKNGKVMTCQGIVKEMASENNLKDEEIPNYLLEKYIDVKLFGAVITKPKYDITGPLQIAWSKSVHEADVKFMQGNAAYASGEGKDQASIWSKFISPYALFKTYAVYNDKVAEKQGINVSDDDLNDFKDALLNGLKNYRSTSKNQMPRLLIEVIYNNNKLDGELNYVDITYENQDLELRDISQVVINLGKLSEYALEKSASIEKIIIYKHKNVNLINVPENAEENLI
- a CDS encoding TIGR02556 family CRISPR-associated protein — translated: MIDIISNIGKFSRNNHGEKELIDIWQKPEKDFDSILEVDIDTKNNSINVISKEFDKRVFRDSLFYQVGNGHVGSLVKIEKFKDDQKVIEKINKKIESSLKFLSIKTEFVKNISEKVFEKVRIAPSKAYIVSFLKDGKKPIDLFLDKFNNEIEKTYLNKTKFTKECHICGKSEIIYDTAIYNCYTNDKEIYSNTKGFSFGICKECLLNILHGRDYTRDYLSTYWADSEVMILPHNYDNDIDEIFKGENIGSTHSESKLINKLKSAEEEIFEEFGRLNEPVDIVFFEDPKASSEWKIIYHIRGILPSRFKLISDLEKKYSSENHNFRLRDILNILAGGTSSNESKRLLNMIFHGKKYSRSLFFNKVLKSYQKNHFSQKKIPDWRFMANIHSVYNFLVDCNCLNKGWNFKSKNNGGGYEMTVYATIDEFFEKNNEFFDTNQKKAWFLIGNVYSSLIYYSKKYHDSNVSYLEKNFFFGKKYDYKTFIYFTNKCSDLIIKYKSGGALNSGYSLNSLLIMAKEYIGTGKNLPTADEAKYIFFWGMQQRIGKKEKNEDTLTNEGEQ
- the cas5b gene encoding type I-B CRISPR-associated protein Cas5b, with the protein product MKSVVFSAKSEYGRFRKPYTTTSALTFLCIHPVAAKGLIGALVGIDKLDLYEETKDLKIGIEVLGEINKDLQSVKLLNLKEGVSGGMFHFPSNIEFLRCPHYRFYVMWNENKLNELNDKLNVGEWEFTPYLGVSESIAKMNYEGMFEVSKVEKADFVNTIIPTKNILPKINLNTKMYSDKIPVKNNSNREYIEYEKIVFAEKNPLFGKISNTDIYQVGERNVYFF